In Poecilia reticulata strain Guanapo linkage group LG15, Guppy_female_1.0+MT, whole genome shotgun sequence, the sequence aaagtattcatatcacTTGACCTTGTTCATATGTTTTCTCATTGCAAAGATCGCAAAGTTCAGATTACATCActggatttttatgtgattgaccaagatatatgtttttgtacttctcCACTAAAGTTATCTTCAGCTCAGTCTAAGACGGTGGAGTGTCTGGaaatggaatttttttttggtattgcCATTCATTCTCATTTGGACTTAAaactagactttgactagacctgtcaaacacattttatctaAACCATTTTACTGTATCTCTGACTGTCTGCTTTGCATAGCCACCCTATGGAAGGTGAATATTCACCTTTCCAATCCATCTTCCCATTGAGGATTTTGGTTGTTATGTCACGAGGCACTATAAAGACTTGAACGCGTTCCCTAGCAGACACAGTCAAGACGGACATGATGACATGTGGGATGGTGAGGATGGAGGACAAGGTCTGGGTGGGTTGCAGAGGGACTGGTTGAGGTGGCGACAAAGCGAAGGGGGAAGGGAGGTGACTGAACAGTAGTGTAGTAGTTAAGAGTGCCTGCAGAGGAGGGAGGTGTGTTCTGGAGAGGGCCCCTACCCCCCACGTATAGTGGTGCCTCTCCGTTGAGGGGCCGCACTGCCCCAAAGCTGTCCATTGTGGTAGGGAGACCCCCATCAATGGACAGGTTCACCATCTGGTCGAAGGTCACCAGCTCCACTGTGTGGAACTGACCATCATTGATGGTCTCGGTACTgacagagaggaaaacacagaatttagTCTCTTAAGATGAGAGGAAAATGAATACAGAGCCACGTTGAATGTGGCACCGTACCTGTATATGGCGTGTCCTGGCTGGCTGCCGGGATCATAGCTCACTTTTACGTGGCCTTGGAAGAGCTCCACTGCAATATGATCATTGTCACCATTGTACAGCAGGATACCGTTGTCCTCGGCCGTAGAAACCTGTACGCAGAGCGGTTTTGGATTGGAGGATTGACGTCTCTGTGTGTCAGAAAAGCTGAGCTGAACTGATTGTGATTACCTGTAGGGTGATGTTAGCTTGTGGCCAATTCTTCAGGTCAGAGAGTAGTAAATAAGAATCTCTGTCAACAAAGTTGACGCTGACCAGTTTTTCACAGCGTGGACCCCCAAACTCTGGAGGACACTGGCAGAGAGCGCGGCCACCTCGCTCCACACAGGGGGCGTTGTTCTGGCAGTCTGCCAGCTCACACAAAGACAGAGGAGATGGGGGAACTTCACACAACTGACCGCTAGGAAGTCAAAGAAAGGGAGAGTTCTTATTACAATTATGTAAATGACAAGGTAGAAAAAACCACAAGTAACCCGAAGTACTTCTGACCTATATCCGTTCGGGCAGATGCACGAATATCCATTCAACTCATCCACACACTGAGCTCCGTTCTGACAGCGATGCTCCCTGCAGTCATCGTAGTTTACGCTGCAGTCATCGCCAACATAACCAggagaacacacacacctgaaaaagacagaaataaatcagtgtGAAAATGGAGCCCCTCACTTACAGGTTTACCATCAACAGATTTGAGTGAAGCACTCACTTGGGCCCAGAGGTGCTGATGAGGCAGGTAGACTGATGTTGACAGGGGCTTCGTCCTGGAGCACACACATCTTCCATTTCTTCACACATCTCCCCTGCACAGGtacaagtttcttttttaagtgaaaGTCTTCTAGTCAGACAATGACTATCACTACGTGAGAAATAGCTTCACTTAGAATACAGGATGAATACTTGCTGGAAAAGATATTTGCACCCTTacatattttctcagtttttgtctAAGTTGATCTATGTAACACTCAATGTGCCACCATCCAATTAGCTTTGAATCGTTCCTACTTTTACCAATGGTGCTAGTTGTAAAAATTATGGATATACTTATGTCAAGTCTAAAGAATGATAATTTAGGTCCAAAGTTGTCTTCCCAAATCAAAAGCATTGCAGATTTTGCCGGTCAGGCCACAATTCCTGgcagaatgtttttgatgaccAGAGTCCAGCTGCATTAATGTCAACCTTTCAGTAAAGCCTGAAGGTGGCAGCATCAAACTGTGAAGGTGTGTTGCTTTCAGAAGAAAGACTTGTCAGcaataaaataacttgaaattaacttatttgttatttatttactgttttggtCAGTtgacaaatatgttttgttaTGAAAGAAGGTCTGATTGTTGTCTAAATGGTTGAtccagtattttcttttttgtagaaCGCTgctgcttaaaataaaatgcagatgcACTCACCCGTGTAGTAGGGGGGACAAAAACAAGTGTAGTTGTTGATTCCGTCAATGCATGTTGCTCCGTTCTCACAGTCGTTGTCTTCACAGTCGTCAACATTGATTTGGCAAGTCGGGCCCTCAAAGCCCGGCAGACAGGAGCAGCTGTGAATACAGTAAGCATGCATCATGCAAAGCTTTGTATGAGacccttttttgttgttgttgttgttgttgtgattgCAGTTCTGGATTTAAAGCTCGCCCTCCTCACCGGTACTCTCCCTCATCCTCGTCAGTCACTTGGCAGGTTCCTCCGTTGGCACATGGGCTACTCACACAGCCGTTCAGAGCTGTTTCACAGTTCCTGCCCTATAGCAGAGAATTCATATTAACACAGATCTCCTGCAGTAAATTCAGTTTGATGAAATAGATATCTATTAGTGTGCAGGCACATAATGCTGCTCGTACCTTGAATCCAGGAGGACAGTTGCACCTGTATATCTCCGTTGGGTCATTGTGACAGATGCCGTGATTCAGGCAGGGATTGGACAGGCATGGATTACACTTGGCCAGCACAGAGTTGTCTACATCACCTGCAGAAACCCAAAGATGTtggaacatttaatttacattttagggGGTGCTTAatgtaatattattgtttagaACAAAAAACTCACCTGTGCATTCAAATTTCTTAGCCGGCGTGGTGAGGAGCAGTTTACTCTCCATCCCCTGTGGGCCGGCACACCGAGCGATCCCGGGTTCTTTGTATCCGGTCTTCACCCAGTCAGAGAGCCAGCGCAGGTGGCAGTCACAGTGCAGAGGGTTGGCGCCAATTGCCCTGACGTTCCAGAAAACCACAGTTCAAGTCCGGTTGTGTTGCTGTAGTACGTTATATCACCAGCAGGTGTCTCTATATCTCCACGAAAAACAAGGTGCtaaactacacaaaaaaatcttctaTCTTCTCGGAGGATAAAATATCTTAATGCCACATTGTGTAATGCATCATCTTCAGCAGGAGTGCTCTATTATAAACAAAGGTGTGAGCAGAAAGGCCTTATAACCACCTCCGTCCTGGTGGTTGTGAATCAATGGCGCTTTGCCCTCCTGCTGGAAGCACAAACACTCCTAAATCGATGCCGTTCCATTACTGAGGAACACGGGCTCATCTTTCAGGCTGGGCCAATAGCTGACACCTGACATCTGCTAACATGAAAGCCACTTGACTGTGACTGCAGATCAATGGCTTCCTCTCTATCCACTCCTCTGTCCAAATTTCACGCAGCCTCGATTTGTGTACTACTTCccacaaaatgtctttgtttggCTGCCTCTGTTCTGCCTTTTCTCTCCAGCTCTGGTCTTGATTGTTTTATTGATCCCTAACAATCAAGGGAAGATGAGGATATTTAGAGAAGATGTCAAAGGTCgaagatgttctttttttttgaagacattCTAACACAGCTACACTGTGAACAGAAAGAGCCAGATAGACACGAACAGGCACTTAAACGACACAGACTGAATGCTTTAAAGATGTCGGAGAGAGAAGCGACATTTTCTCTGGCTTGTGTTGCTTTGGCCACACAAATGATTACAGACTGATTGGCTTGCACACAGAAAGCCAAACTTTAAGCCAAAGTATGAAGCTATGTGATAGCATTTTATACGATTAACAAACTCAGAtttacagtgtcttgcaaaatcAGTGATACCcttaaaaccttttcacattttggccCTTTACATCCAAAAATAGAGAGCTTGGCATAACTGGGAACAAACCAAGGCTATCCAACTAACCTAACAAGATGGCCAAGGACAGTGTTAATCGGATAAGAAGCCAAGAGGCCAATGGTAAttctggagcagctgcagaaatccaaGTGAATGTAGTaaaaggtggttctacaaatTACTGACTAACAGGGAGGGGGATGCCGGTGAATGAATGCataacttttcagatttcaaatgtgaaaaagaaaagatttacaTACGGTCTACTGTGTTTTTGCTCATCACATTTATATGGTACCTTGTGCTGATCTAGTTGAAAATATCCCATCAAAATTCATTCAATTTTGTTGATGTAATACGACACATTGTATGGTAGGTACTGTAAGGTGCTGAGGAGCAAGAAAATGACTGTCAATACTTACAAATGGGAGAGGGAGGTCACATCGTTGAATATGCCATCTGGAAGCTCTGAGATTTCATTTCCATGAAGAGacctgaaaaaaaagacagctgtCAAAGAACATCAAGgaacaaaatgcatttctgaaatgaaaacatacattttcccatattttaaaaaaacacaaatcccctttttaagacaatttattcttttacaatTAGCTACTTGTAAAATGCTGCTTGAAAACTGTGAAACGCACAcaaataggaaaaaaacaaataacctggAAAACTATTGTCTGGCCCACTGCtatgcttttcctttttcttctttgtttttggacaaatcaaactgaaaaatatcaGGAAAAACTTTCGGGGAGATTCCACTGTTGTGTGCTGGTGGTTCTTATTTCTGGCAAAGCTTTGTGCAGCTGGCAAAAATATGAGGCTCTGAGAGTCTGGACCAGCCTAGTGTCaagtttctttgtgtgtttggttgGCAGGGCACATGCGGAGAGAGGGGTgagggtggggtggggggatgTAACCATTCCAACACATGAAGCAAAGTTAAAACAGTCAAGCTAATCATATTCATCCTGTCAATGGGGATTTTGTACTAATGTGCAAATAcatctgcatttgtttttgttcgtTCAGACTATTTTGCatttagtctgatttttttgtcatttcaggaGCACCACTGCGGGCGTCAAGCCTCCAGGGCTTAATGGTCTGCTGATTGATGACAGCCATAATCTAACAGGTCATTACCACCTCAAATCCTCAGATGACCACAAGCTTATGTTACCACCAATCAGCCCGCACTAACAATACATGACACATCTGGGATGAAGAGATTTGTTGTGTGAACGGTTTCCGAATTTCAACTTCCTGCATTGTTTGATGTCTCAAGTAGAGCTGAGCTGTGGAAGAGCTGGAGGAAAGTTTGCCAGTGTAAATATACAGGGTGCTAGAGGGAAAATATACAGTGTAACATGTAGGAGTCAACATGTTTATTAGCCTGCGTGCCGTAGAGAATGCTTATTAGTGCAAAGCGAGTGGGTGGTTTGTTGTAGTCAGAGGATACCGAGGCCATGAGGCGAGCAGTATGGCAACCATGAGAAAcctggagggaaaaaaggagTCAGGGAAGTTCCAGGAAGCAGCCTAAGCTGCTGCAAAATTCCTTTTTTGCTTCTCTGTTTCAAATCACAATGTTAGTCCGTACCCCGTATTACATATGGTTCTAATACCAATACAAggatttcaaaaatatatactttcAAAAATTACCTATGTAATTCCTAAGGTTTAAAATCCTTTTCTAGCGGTGGCAGAGATGATACCATTGGTGCACACTGAAGGTCAGTTGTCCCAGTTGACCATTTACAGGTGTGTGCAAGTTTAGAAAATCAATCATAAAGCATCAAATCAATGCAATTTAAGCATCAGAATGGAGAAGGATGTGTATTCACCCAGATGGGGCTGCCAGATATTTTCAGGACAGAAAACTGGGGCTGCAGTTAAATTAGACTTCAGCTGTGAAATTTAGATTCTATGGTAAGAACTTAGTGTGAACAACATAAAAGCATGGATCTTGCTGCCTTGTGATGGTGGCAAAGGGGGCCCCTTGTTACCATGTGACCATAGTTTAAGCACAGGCTGTCTGAAGTGCTGCAGCTGACTTTGTTGAATCTTTGCCACAATAAATTAAGGCACTTCTGAAGGCAAACAGCGGGCAGAACTGGTATTAGAAAAGTGTATCTACCAAAGGACCGGGATTACTACACCTCTACTAATATTATATTGTTCTAAATCACTGCAAATATTGTTCAgtttactgttttaaataaaagcaatagaacatgttattcattttggttttagaCATTATGAAAGTCAGAGATTCTGTCTAAAGTTGTCATCCAGCCTGATGCTTAAACTCAACTTTGTCTACTTTGCTGGGACCACtttcagaacaacaaaacagatttcAATGATTTAAAAAGGTTCCTCTATGCTTGTTCACCTGCTGCCACTTACTGCCGTGTTACAATGTGTATTCCCTGAGCTTTATGGTCTTTACCTTCCCCGGGCCAATTCATGCCAGACTTCACTTTCTACTCTGCTATTTCTCTTATCGTACTCTTTCATATCACTGTGCCACTCAAGCCGTTAATGGCCACGCCCTGGCGCTGTTTCATCTCACACGCCTCACACCTAATACCCAGCAGGCCAATTAGCAGCTTATTAATCTGTAGCTCAAACCGcaaccgacacacacacacacatacatgcttTTAATCAGTCCAACCCCAATCACGCCACATGTATGCCAGGCTCCGACCACGGCTCTGTTTGAAGAACAGAGCCGTTAATGATTCTTCTCCTTTTTACTGCTGTGTAAAGTCAAAGGTGCAGCTTTATTAAGGCTTTGGCACCTCGGCATGTGTGAGAACATGCGAGTGTGTCCTGCTCGTAGTTGAAGTCGGCGTCTCCCTACGGTTTCGAAGAAGCTTCCAATGTTGAACTTTGAACCCTTTGTGGGGTCTTAAAATTGAAACTATTAAGCAGACCTCATTGTGGTTTTACATTAGCTGCACCGCAAAGCCTTTGCTTTGTGAAAACATGAGCACCGACTGACATTTAATAGGAGACCCGTGATTGAAACATCAaagttttctgcttcagttgGACAACTGTCTGACTGATTGAGACACCGAGGTAGACTAGACGGAGTGTGTGAACACGTCTGACCGTGTGTGTACTCCTGAGCCTGCGTGGTGTGCGCGGGTGGGAGGGCCTCACATGGCGTCTAGCGCGCTCGCTCCGGGACCATTTCAGAGGCGAAGGTGGCGTGAGTGAGTCAGTGCAGAAATAACGGACGCAGCTTCATTAGAGATCAAAAGGAGCATGCTCGGGGTAGTGAGGCGGCATCGGCTAATAATGGTCGAGCTTCACTCTCATTCGTTCAGCAAAAGGGCTTTATGCTTTGTGTCTCATTATGATACAGAGCTTTATTCGAATCCGTAAAAAGGAGGCTTTGTTGAAGCTTTGTTGTCAGTAATAAAAAAGTGTGCCTGCTATGAGCACACATGGAAGGCTAAGAAGTcaactcccacacacacacacacactaacaggCTCGCCATCTACAGATTACAAGCATGAGGACTATTTAAGCAGACATAAACATATACACACAAAACCATACACGATTTCATAAAGAAGGCTGCAGGACCTGGTCTCAATTTCTCCTCAAAGAAATGAACAGCAGATTGGAGTCAGAAGGTTGCTGCTTTATGCAGCTGCTGTATCTTTAGATGCACTTCCAAACACTGGTTTAATTTCGTCATTGTTCTGTCCAACTCATTTactttctgctctgcagttATTTAGCAGCCCATGGTCACTGGGAGTGCACAAAGACCTTGTGACTTCATAAAAGTCCTCAGACAGAGTTGGATGCATTACAGTTACCAGGCCAAACAAATTCTCTTGTAATCAGTGTCAGGGTGATTTTGCACAGTGGCGGCCCATGCTCCGCCCTTATTGTGAGGTATTGATGAGCTTGGGCTGCTAAGATGCAAATAAGAAGACTGGGAAACATGTCTGAGACGGAGGCATGACTGGGAGTAGAAATCAGAACAAGATCCTGGCTGCTACCCCCATCGCTGCCATTTAGACAGAGAAAATAGGTCGgagtgtgtgagagtgtgtgtgggtaTGAGTGAATTCAAAAGCTGTCAGAACTGTTTAGACAGATTCAGTCCTCGGGAGTCAATCAAAGATTCTCTGCATCTGCACAACTATTGCTGAAGTCAGCAGGCGCTTCAGAAATGTCCTCCTTAATGACTTGTTTGACCTAAAAGTGTTTCCAGTCTGGTTTAAGAGTCTGCTATCTTTTCTACAAACTCAGTTGGTAACGATGATGCTTTTGATAGGAACTAAGTACTGAAAACATGTAAGAAAGATTACAGTTTTTTGTATTCAATAAAGAAATAGAAAGGCAATTAAAATtagatattgtaaaaaaaagtaaaactaaatgcAGCACAAGCTGaccttttacatattttgtcaatTTGTAACCataattttcaatatattttattagaattttaccaagtaaaatgattaattaattcattttctgaTCTACCTAAATGAAAGCCTGTGCAAAATTAACTCCACAAAACCATGAACATACTGTCCCCATCCTAAAACATGgcgttggcagcatcatgctttggggatACTGTTCTTCAGCGCAATCAGAGAAGTTGGTGAGAGTTAATGTTAAAATGGATGGAGGTAAACACAGCACACAGTTCTAGAAGAAAACATGTCACAGGCTggaaaatcaaccactgtcacataaaatcccacgAGGTTTCGGGATAAAGCTTGGAGTTCTAAAGtaacaaattgtgaaaaacttCCAAGTGATCAGActatttttgcaaggcagtgtACAGACAGATTGGTAGgtaatatattaaaagaataTAGACAACATAAAGTATTTAACCTCATCTATAAATAAACTCACAGCAGTCGCAGTGAGTGCAGTCCACTGAAAGCCATTTTGGGTATACAGCGCAGAGAGTTGTAGCTCAGGATtctgcagatgaaaaacaaaaatcacacatgTAAGAATaactgttttttcctctttttaacttttatatcCAAAATTTAACAACAGCTCTTTCTTCTGGGAACTAAGGCTGATCAGGACTTACAGAGTGGTCAGTTGACTCATGTTAGCAAAGGATGTGTTGCTCAGAGAGTAGATTATGTTGTTGCTCAGGTCACTTAAaggaaaattcagaaaaaaaaacaacatatttactATGATGGGGCATGCAGCTTTTATAGCATAGGCATGAAGAGTAAAGCTTACACCAGCTGTAGGTATTTGAAGGAAGACAGCTCCTTAGGAACAACACTGAACTGGTTGCCATCAAGGTACCTAAACAAGGAGACACAAGAGTTTTCAGTTCAGTGGAATCCAAAATAGTTTATTTACGAGTACAGTCTAGATTCGCAAAAATGTTCTAAAGTCACTTTACACAACAAACAGATCTAATTTATATTCAATACATTATGccatttggttaaaaaaaaaaaaaaaaaaaagccatttgagTAAATGTAGCGGATTGCATTGAGTCCAGCAATCCCTGACCCAGAACAAGAATGTAGCATTAGTGAACAGTTGCAAATGGTCATATTTCCTGTAAAAAGCCACCAGGCTTTTCATGCAggacaatgttttattttagaatattcATACCCGCTAAAATCAAAgtgtatttctttaaatatgaacTGGGGATAATGAGGTAATGGTGAAACAGTCACTGATCCCATCACTTCTACTTGTGACTGTGATACAAAGACTGGTGCATGTGATAACAGTTGAGGCCACCAAAGTCAACATTATGCCTGCAGGAAGGCAATCAGCCCTCTGACTGCTAACACAAAGTCCTACATCCAGACTGTCATGTTGATAAATGGCTCATTTGAGGGTAGCCCCCACTGAGCAGAACTCCAGGCTCCTGCTATTGTTGTTGACTGCACAGAAGGTGGGAAGGGCAGCGGCTGGAGTAGAGGGGGGGAGGTTAGTTAGCAGGCCTTTAGGTTCAGAGGTAATGATGGGTAATGATGGTGCTGAGGACACTTGGGATAATGATGGAGTAGCAAACTCTCCAGATGACAAGATGAAAGCCCCGAACAGAGGGGTACACCTGGTCACACCTGCTGGGACAATGACAGGCCTTAAGGCTTGCTCAGCGTGTGTGTGCATCACAAGAACCAAATGAGGCAGTATTGGAAAGTTCCAGACTCGTTCCATTCCCTCCCCTTTCCATTGAAAACTGCTCATTAAAATGTCCTGTTGCTCCCCTTTGCACCCGTAGACAGGCTTCTGGCCCTATCACAAatatgcgcacacacacacacacgcacgcgcgcgcacacgcacacacactctatctctctctctcagacaTCCTTAGCTCTGAGTGTGAGAGTGACATCAGTGCCCAGAGGGCAACAAGGAACacagacgaagaagaagaatgtcTGGTAGAATAACTGCAGGGTTTATTGACTATTTTCCTCTCCTCCAAGTGATGAGATGTTTTGTTACCTTTCACTTGTTCTTCAAGTGTGAAAACGTCCCTGTTACTGTTTTTTCACATgatctctccctggtttagatGAAAACAATGGAAGCAGGAGACCTGGCGTCAAAGTAAATCAATGCAGAGACACTTACAGTTCAGTCACATTCCTGGGGATGCCTTTGGGTAGTGTGCGGAGATGTTTGTTGCTGCAGCGCACCACAGTCTCTAGACAAGCACACTCGCTGGGACACTGGGGTCGAGGAACACAGCTCGACTCCTCTTGgcctgttaaaaatataaaatcagtaTTCAGGAGGGAAGTCATGctaaaaaatgtgcaacagcactttaattaaagagaaaatatcaaTCATAATTAAGATGTAGATGTAGATTGTGTGTGCCCACTCAACTATTTTTCTGCTGGACTAATATTTGCAAACATACGCGATCGCATTTCATATCTTTGtgaaagatgtgtaaaaaactttgacacattgtgagtacatttatttagtggGGACAAGTAATACAATTTTAGAAGTAggtgtttttgaataaaataattggcTTCACAATTAATAATGAATTTACTAAATCGCTTAAGATAAATGTCACCAAAGCTCTTAAACTAAAACATAGTGCGATTGAATTTCAACAAATTTCCTTTTATAAGTTTACAATTTTCTGTATCCCTGACAGCGAGGCCTGTATCTTCTACTAAGCTGGAAAAGGATCAACATTTGTCTTTCCTCCATTCATGGTAGGAAGGATAATAtggcaggcaaaaaaaaaaaaaaaaaattatctgagGTCCTCTATTATGGAAATGGACCAAAGAAGGGGGTCATGGGGTCATCGGGTTTCTATTACACACCAGCCAGTTGATTGGGAAAGAAGCCAGATTATTCTTTATTACCAATAAGCACACCATGGATATAAAACACAggatgaaaatgatgaaaaagtggaaaagcaCTTCAAGGCTGTGGTTAAGTATGGTGGATTATCTACCGTGCTGTGGGTCTGTTTCACTTCCCAAAGCCCCGGATATCATTGTGTTTACGTGCGTAACAACACTAATACCAGCTCTGCCAGAAACCTAAACTTATGGcaaaattaacataaacataGTCCCCTAGACACAAAATCAACCTTCTTTCAACTCGGTTTTCAGACTTAAATGGTTTGGAAAACCTATGgatgagctgaagaggaaaagcGTAAGTGAGGACCCAGGACTATGTATGACCAAAAGAGATTATTAAGGAGAAACGGCTAAAGATCTTAATGCTCCAGCCTTGTAAAATTTTATAGCACAGGTTTTATTAGTACTTTCCATTCAGAAAGAGGTGTTTGTGCAGAAGTATAAATAATTGTGCTGCCAgggattttgttaaaaacaattattcttAACAAGACTTTAACCTATGTAATGAATCACTGTACTCAAAATAGAGATAAAATTTTACAACAAGTTTCAGTGTGTGATTACACTCCTGCCATAATGGATGAATTTGTTTTAActctttttgcacattttcaccaGGGGAACTATTAAAAGCAATGGCACTCTAGCCGAAAAACAAGATATCACAGTAAAAGCTGGTGAAGCCatggagaaaagtaaaaaatagaaaagcgaGGCTGAGCAGGGGATGGGAGGACTCCCTAACGTGATATCGATCAACAGGAGCAAAGAATGGAAGCTGCCTGAGGCCCAAAGACAAGCCTAGCAGTCATTCAGGTGCAAATAGGCTGACTCGTCAATAAGGCAAACAGCTCAATACTATAACTGCACTCAGCGCTGGATCGACCGGCAGCTTAGGAACTGCTGAACAGCAATCTATTCAGCAAACAAAAGAGTCACACAATAGTGGCCATTATTCAGGGTGATTCCAGATACTTTCGGCAGGTCTTGCTCAAAATGATTGTGGGAAGGAGAGAGATGTTAAAATCTTTAAGTCAAACCCCAGAAGTTAGCTAAACACAAAGTGAAGGATATCTATGATATTGGCAAAACATCTCTCCCTTCAAGAAGAGAAATGACTCAAAATAGAGAAGATGCTGTTGTAATTTGCATAGCTTACTTACAGAAAAAGAAGTTAACTTAAAACATGGCACCCACCTTCCTCACAGCGAAAATCTGGCAGAGCTACATCCTGGAGGGGGATCTCCTTTAAGAAGGCCGGGCGCTGGCAGCGAGGGTTACCTGTCACAATCTTTCTGCTCCTCAGCCAATCGCCAAGCCACGCCAACCGACAGTCGCAGTTGAAGGAGTTGGCCAAGAGGTTTCTGGAGGAATGATAGAGAAAAACGGTGCTCAGAGCAAAAAGACCAGAAATGCCAGAACAAAACTATGTATAACAAGGAGTCTTACAGAGTAGAGAGAGTCTGCAGCGTGTCAAAGGCCCCCGGAGTAATGGTGGTCAGATGGTTGTCGTACAGAGACAGCAAACGAACGTTGTGAAGCCCTGTGAAACTGTCGTTGTGAACACAACTGATTTTGTTGTTCCTCAACATCCTATGAATATaacaaagagcaaaaagaaCTATGAGCTGTTTTCATGGATTTTAATTGTTCGATTTCATCTAGTTGTACGTTACTCACAGCATACGAAGTCCCTCGAGGCCTCGAAACATCCCGCTTCGAACTGAGTCGATTTGATTGGCTGTGAGGTGAAGCTCAAAGACGGATGATGCACCTTCAAACGCTCCATCCTCAATCTCTGTGATCTTATTGTTACTCAGGTtactgtggttaaaaaaaatgtctatgtTGCAATTACAGGTTCTATTTAGAAGACGATGATAAGCAGTTTTACTCACATTTTCTTGAGTTGGGAAAGGTTCTTAAACACACCGGTAGCCTCAAGAGTTGTTAGTTCATTATTGTTAAGGCGGCTGAAGAGGATGAGATGTATTGTGTCAACATCAACATTAAACACACCTTTAGCACACCAAAGATAGCGGTGAAAGCAATTCCTTACAGTTCAGCTGTGGACGCAGGGATGTGCTCGGGGATCTTGGTGAGTTTCAGGTTGGAGCAGTCCACTACATTGGACTCACAGCGACACTTGGGTGGACACACAGGATCAGTGTTGCAGACATTATTCAAATGGGTGTCTTCAGTAcctgaaggaaataaaatgtgaacacaCTGTTACACTCAATGGACAACTCACTATGCTTGTTTAATGGCTTCTTCA encodes:
- the slit1a gene encoding slit homolog 1a isoform X4, yielding MPVGGFESSMGRLPRQWMWLLMLAALMVGNASACPALCTCSGTTVDCHGLGLKTMPRSIPRNTERLELNGNNLTRITKSDFAGLKYLRVLQLMENQITVIERGAFDDMKELERLRLNRNQLQQLPELLFQKNPGLSRLDLSENFIQSIPRKAFRGATDIKNLQLDKNHISCVEDGAFRALRGLEVLTLNNNNISSIPVSSFNHMPKLRTFRLHSNNLNCDCHLAWLSQWLRQRPTIGLFTQCASPPELRGLNVAEVQKHEFTCSGHQESSSLQPCSTGGGSCPAMCTCSNNIVDCRGKGLTAIPANLPDSMSEIRLEQNGIKSVPPGTFSPYKKLRRIDLSNNQISEIAPDAFQGLRSLNSLVLYGNKITDLPKGVFDGLYSLQLLLLNANKIHCVRANAFQDLQNLSLLSLYDNKIQTLAKGTFTSLRAIQTLHLAQNPFICDCNLKWLADYLRSNPIETSGARCASPRRLANKRIGQIKSKKFRCSGTEDTHLNNVCNTDPVCPPKCRCESNVVDCSNLKLTKIPEHIPASTAELRLNNNELTTLEATGVFKNLSQLKKINLSNNKITEIEDGAFEGASSVFELHLTANQIDSVRSGMFRGLEGLRMLMLRNNKISCVHNDSFTGLHNVRLLSLYDNHLTTITPGAFDTLQTLSTLNLLANSFNCDCRLAWLGDWLRSRKIVTGNPRCQRPAFLKEIPLQDVALPDFRCEEGQEESSCVPRPQCPSECACLETVVRCSNKHLRTLPKGIPRNVTELYLDGNQFSVVPKELSSFKYLQLVDLSNNIIYSLSNTSFANMSQLTTLILSYNSLRCIPKMAFSGLHSLRLLSLHGNEISELPDGIFNDVTSLSHLAIGANPLHCDCHLRWLSDWVKTGYKEPGIARCAGPQGMESKLLLTTPAKKFECTGDVDNSVLAKCNPCLSNPCLNHGICHNDPTEIYRCNCPPGFKGRNCETALNGCVSSPCANGGTCQVTDEDEGEYRCSCLPGFEGPTCQINVDDCEDNDCENGATCIDGINNYTCFCPPYYTGEMCEEMEDVCAPGRSPCQHQSTCLISTSGPKCVCSPGYVGDDCSVNYDDCREHRCQNGAQCVDELNGYSCICPNGYSGQLCEVPPSPLSLCELADCQNNAPCVERGGRALCQCPPEFGGPRCEKLVSVNFVDRDSYLLLSDLKNWPQANITLQVSTAEDNGILLYNGDNDHIAVELFQGHVKVSYDPGSQPGHAIYSTETINDGQFHTVELVTFDQMVNLSIDGGLPTTMDSFGAVRPLNGEAPLYVGGMPVDVHSGTFRLWQIQNGSSFHGCIQNLYINNELQDFTKTQMKPGVVPGCEPCKKLYCVHGICQPDGLQGPVCHCQPGWSGAHCDQPALNPCQGSKCVHGKCIPLDLQSYRCECEEGYRGALCNQQGELFNPCRRLTCKHGRCQISDSGDAYCHCESGYTGELCDAESECRGEPVRDFYQVQRGYAICQTTRMVSWVECTGACDTGSCCVSQRMKRRKYTFECSDGTSFTEEVEKTIKCGCVGCM